One Paenibacillus sp. SYP-B4298 genomic window, ACGAACGGTGTGGGTTTAGGAAGAAGAAGTATCTGGAGAAGCATGAATATCATGAAGGACAATATAGGGACTGCTGGCTGATTGAATATGAAGAATAAGGTGTAAGCCTCGTCGCCGACGCTCTTTGTTCGGGTAGAAGCTGCAGTTAAAGCAGCGAACTTAGCCAGACACACCCGGTATATGAAATAAGAGGGGGAACAAGCTGGTGCGAAGAAAAAATGGTGTGTACTTACTATGTGTGGTATGCCTGTTTTCTATGATATTGTTCGGATGTAGCAGAACGGAGGGATCAACTGAACTAGCATCAGATATTCCCAATTTAGAGGATTGTGCCTGTTAATGGAGAACTAAAATATGGCAAGTAACTCAATTATGTCCATAATTTAGTATAATAAAGGAAGTAACAGATGCAGAGCAAACGATGCAGAGTAGTGAGGTGGAAGACACATGACGCTAAGATTACAGAGTGCAGGCAGAGAGGATCTTCACATATTGGCCGAAATGAATAAGCAGCTCATCGAGGATGAGAACAGTTCGAACCCCATGGGAATACAGGAACTAGAGGAGCGTATGCGTGAGTTCTTCGAGAACAATTGGGGAATGGATCTGATAATGAAGGAAGATACGATCATTGGCTATGCTTTATATCAATATCAAGAGGATTCATTCCATAGAGGAGAAAAACAAGTCTACCTCAGACAGTATTTTATAAGACGAGAATATCGAAATATGGGGTATGGAATCGCCGGAATAGAGCTATTGCGAAAGACGCGATTTAAGGACGTAAGGAGAATTGAACTCGATGTATTAGAAAAGAACCCCGAAGGAAAACGATTCTGGGACAGGGCAGGATTTAGAGCCTACTATACCAACATGAGACTGGAAAATTCGTAGAATTGAGCGAAAGAACAAGGAGAGCCTCATCGAAACTAAACACTTTCATCAACTTAACCGGTATGTTCATCAGATTCAGCAACAAATAAAAGCAACTGCGGCAGCGACTTATGTTATACAACATGATCTTGTCGTCAACGAATGGTACTCGGGAAGACATGATCATACTGCTTCTTCTAGAATGGTTGATGCGCATTCCCAATTTAATGTTGGTTCCGTCAGGAAGACGTATTTGGCTATGGCCATAAGTCTGCTCATTGAAGAGGGGAAAATACGTAGCATAGATGACGAGGTCGGTCTCTACTTAAATGAGTTGTATGCTACGGCAAGTGGAATTACGATACGTCATTGTCTCACCCATACACATGGTCTTGATATTCAAGAGGGGCAATATTCGAGAGCCTTTAGACCCGGTGAAGATTGGGCATACAATAACGCGGGAATTACGATCTTAATTGAACTCGTCGCACGCTTGACGGGACAATCACTGGCAAGCTACATCATCGATAACGTGATTCAACCTTTAGGGTTTACTGAGACGGGGTGGCGGACGCGATACAACGAGCTACTAATCTATAACCACTATCATGAGGATGATAACTGGGTTGGACCCAATGACAGTTCAGCAGGCGACCAGAGCAATCTGTTCATTAGTGCTCGCGAACTGGCCGCATGGGGGAATTTGCATCTCCATAAAGGGAAAATAAATGGCGAACAAGTTTATCCGAAATCTGTATTCGACAGAATGACTAGCCTGCAAACCCCAAAAACGTTACATCCAGCA contains:
- a CDS encoding GNAT family N-acetyltransferase gives rise to the protein MTLRLQSAGREDLHILAEMNKQLIEDENSSNPMGIQELEERMREFFENNWGMDLIMKEDTIIGYALYQYQEDSFHRGEKQVYLRQYFIRREYRNMGYGIAGIELLRKTRFKDVRRIELDVLEKNPEGKRFWDRAGFRAYYTNMRLENS
- a CDS encoding serine hydrolase domain-containing protein; this encodes MQHDLVVNEWYSGRHDHTASSRMVDAHSQFNVGSVRKTYLAMAISLLIEEGKIRSIDDEVGLYLNELYATASGITIRHCLTHTHGLDIQEGQYSRAFRPGEDWAYNNAGITILIELVARLTGQSLASYIIDNVIQPLGFTETGWRTRYNELLIYNHYHEDDNWVGPNDSSAGDQSNLFISARELAAWGNLHLHKGKINGEQVYPKSVFDRMTSLQTPKTLHPALPRQGFIWWLQSHSPLNQIGDQVPHDSFQVLGITGCACLVIPEYKAVAVRMYNQLHNPQGYDYLEDIRQFGNEVHSALQASAEPRPLP